Proteins encoded within one genomic window of Camelina sativa cultivar DH55 chromosome 19, Cs, whole genome shotgun sequence:
- the LOC104765315 gene encoding increased DNA methylation 1-like, which yields MLRKAEVEMLGGDDCFEGSSEDHQIFREVFFGSDSGNTTKRCLVTGVINFESDSTKNLNSSLSSNNDNSVVTSGYASASKDGSDFTTKAKRLKLSGNKHLDARNEKGSAFNGFPNSDIARETIPLHLVESSNKGVSTSSYLLKQSIEKGKEVYLGGIASEKCKSQNLDRSDGKEFRAIASPVSQESFATKMICAGASTPHSEKACFSPQLNNGSKVSPNELIMSKTCLKIDPKDDPRPLLYKYVCKLLNAARWKIEKRGRSGRKYCDTFYISPEGRKFREFGSAWKSLGGILLAGHKLMDTSTKRWTGINDFWSDLSLTLLDIEENMKNLNLANTRALWWSALEPFVIAVFISKHVGSLRRGNKVEVARISIVDKLKKEDAICLNMISGCPESVLTVSEGSHLVNDVDANQEIHSDLEVQTKIVPRKVSSRLERQNIVGKEIYGSDEQEVSKGVVASKLIAEDMHESVMRKKLHRRSKKVSDIKPAPLDQHDSLDSNSLDSHECQDKEMSNIHLIATGSPDERLRNEKIKNSCCNSKKGRKKARKHYSQDDDLMVSTIIRNKGKVCRSSQKKKTQKPKARTKKRNNRGGCRLLPRSTSNVENQLCQGNWSILGPRTVLSWLIATKVISRDEVIQLRDPDDDTVVKTGLVTKDGVVCTCCNRTVSLSEFKNHAGFNQNCPCLNLFMGSGKPLASCQLEAWSAEYKARRNGWISVEASDDDPNDDSCGVCGDGGELICCDNCPSTFHQACLSMQVLPEGSWYCSSCTCWICSELVSDNAERSQDFKCSQCAHKYHGICLQGASKPRKLCPETYFCGKNCEKVYTGLSSRVGVINPNAAGLSWSILKCFQEDGNVHSARRLALKAECNSKLAVALSIMEESFQSMIDPRTGIDMIPHVLYNWGSKFARLDFDGFYTVVVEKDDVMISVASIRVHGVTIAEMPLVATCSKYRRQGMCRILVAAIEELLMSLKVEKLVVAALPSLVETWTEGFGFKTMDDEERDALKRINLMVFPGTILLKKTLYESTKTNIVNGVCVSKDHSEPSNKETNLEPGLDKAGFPMNTQVESCDQMVPAGSDGEPAPGFPVPLGAKETEPTSETENPSQDSNVDDMPNKTRVSMGEKEEEEEEGLQEEVSKFSEEVSDVGGVVVNNVSDDMLLCFDEQLNSDSSEEDSE from the exons ATGCTTCGCAAAGCTGAGGTTGAGATGTTAGGAGGTGACGACTGCTTTGAAGGGTCTTCTGAGGATCATCAGATATTCAGAGAAGTTTTCTTTGGAAGTGATTCTGGAAATACTACTAAAAGATGTCTCGTTACTGGAGTCATTAACTTCGAATCTGATTCCACTAAGAATCTCAATTCCTCTCTCAGTTCCAACAATGACAACTCTGTCGTAACAAGTGGATATGCATCTGCTTCAAAAGATGGTTCAGACTTTACCACGAAAGCTAAGAGACTGAAGCTTTCAGGTAATAAGCATTTGGATGCAAGGAATGAAAAGGGATCGGCGTTCAATGGTTTTCCAAATTCGGATATAGCTAGAGAAACAATTCCTCTCCATTTAGTTGAATCATCTAACAAGGGTGTTTCAACTAGCTCCTATTTGCTAAAGCAAAGCATAGAAAAGGGGAAAGAAGTTTATCTGGGTGGCATCGCCTCAGAAAAGTGCAAGTCACAAAACTTGGACAGATCCGATGGAAAAGAATTTAGAGCAATTGCCTCTCCTGTTTCTCAGGAGAGCTTCGCAACCAAAATGATCTGTGCAGGTGCTTCTACGCCTCATAGTGAGAAGGCTTGCTTCTCGCCGCAGTTGAACAACGGGTCTAAAGTATCTCCTAATGAGTTAATTATGTCTAAAACCTGTCTAAAGATTGATCCTAAAGATGATCCCCGTCCTCTTCTCTACAAATATGTCTGTAAGTTGCTAAATGCTGCCAGATGGAAAATCGAGAAGCGCGGAAGATCAGGTAGGAAATACTGTGATACATTTTACATATCGCCAGAGGGACGGAAATTTCGTGAATTTGGGTCAGCTTGGAAATCGTTGGGTGGGATCCTATTAGCTGGTCATAAGTTAATGGATACTAGTACTAAGAGATGGACCGGTATCAATGACTTCTGGTCTGATCTCTCTCTTACACTGTTGGACATCGAGGAGAACatgaaaaatctaaatcttGCTAACACACGGGCACTTTGGTGGAGTGCCTTAGAGCCTTTTGTGATTGCTGTCTTCATTTCTAAGCACGTTGGATCTTTAAGAAGAGGAAATAAAGTCGAAGTTGCAAGGATTTCAATAGTTGACaagttgaagaaagaagatgcgATTTGTTTGAACATGATTTCAGGCTGTCCTGAAAGTGTGCTGACAGTATCTGAAGGCAGTCATCTTGTTAATGACGTGGATGCTAACCAAGAGATTCATTCAGATCTTGAGGTGCAAACTAAAATTGTCCCTCGAAAAGTTTCTTCAAGACTAGAGAGGCAGAATATAGTTGGTAAGGAAATCTATGGGAGTGATGAGCAGGAGGTTAGCAAGGGCGTTGTAGCTTCAAAATTGATAGCAGAAGACATGCATGAAAGTGTTATGCGAAAGAAGTTACACAGAAGATCAAAAAAAGTATCGGATATCAAACCAGCTCCCTTGGACCAACATGATTCACTAGATTCTAATTCTCTCGACAGCCATGAATGCCAGGATAAGGAGATGAGCAACATTCACCTCATCGCAACGGGAAGTCCGGATGaaaggttgaggaatgagaaGATTAAGAATTCATGTTGCAATtcaaagaaaggaagaaagaaagctAGGAAGCACTATTCTCAGGATGATGATCTTATGGTGTCGACAATAATCAGAAACAAAGGTAAGGTTTGCAGATCAAGccagaaaaagaaaacccaGAAACCAAAGgctagaacaaaaaaaagaaacaataggGGAGGGTGCAGGCTGCTTCCCCGAAGCACAAGCAATGTGGAAAATCAATTATGTCAAGGAAATTGGTCTATTTTGGGTCCAAGAACTGTCTTATCATGGTTGATAGCTACCAAAGTAATTTCTAGGGACGAAGTAATCCAGTTACGAGATCCAGATGATGATACTGTGGTAAAAACAGGCCTCGTAACTAAAGATGGAGTGGTTTGTACATGTTGCAATAGGACTGTATCACTTTCTGAATTCAAGAACCATGCTGGATTTAACCAGAATTGTCCATGTCTGAATCTTTTCATGGGGTCAGGAAAGCCTTTAGCTTCATGTCAGCTGGAAGCTTGGTCTGCTGAGTATAAGGCGCGGAGAAATGGATGGATATCAGTGGaagcttctgatgatgatccaaATGATGATTCTTGTGGTGTTTGTGGTGATGGGGGTGAACTGATCTGCTGTGATAATTGTCCGTCGACCTTCCATCAGGCTTGCTTATCAATGCAG GTGCTCCCTGAAGGAAGTTGGTATTGCTCGAGCTGCACATGTTGGATATGCAGCGAGTTGGTTAGTGATAATGCTGAACGCTCTCAGGATTTTAAATGTTCTCAGTGTGCGCATAAAT ATCATGGAATATGTTTGCAAGGGGCAAGTAAACCGAGAAAACTTTGTCCAGAGACCTACTTTTGTGGTAAAAATTGCGAAAAG GTGTACACTGGTCTCAGTTCTCGTGTTGGGGTCATTAACCCTAATGCTGCTGGTCTGTCTTGGTCAATTCTGAAATGTTTTCAAGAAGATGGAAATGTTCATTCTGCCCGAAGGTTGGCGCTGAAGGCTGAATGCAACTCGAAATTAGCTGTTGCCCTATCAATTATGGAGGAAAGCTTTCAGTCTATGATAGATCCAAGAACTGGTATTGACATGATACCTCATGTGCTATACAACTGGGG GTCAAAATTTGCTCGCTTAGACTTTGATGGGTTTTACACTGTGGTTGTGGAGAAGGACGATGTGATGATCTCAGTAGCATCTATCAG GGTGCATGGAGTAACTATTGCAGAGATGCCTCTTGTAGCTACCTGCAGCAAATATCGCCGACAGGGGATGTGCAGAATCCTCGTGGCTGCCATCGAAGAG CTGCTTATGTCGCTCAAAGTGGAGAAGCTTGTGGTAGCTGCATTGCCGAGTTTAGTGGAAACTTGGACTGAAGGTTTTGGCTTCAAAACCATGGATGATGAAGAACGTGATGCTCTCAAAAGAATAAACTTGATGGTCTTCCCTGGGACAATTCTGCTTAAGAAAACGCTCTACGAGAGCACAAAAACCAACATTGTGAACG GCGTTTGTGTTTCTAAAGATCACAGTGAACcatcaaacaaagaaacaaacctagAGCCAGGCCTAGACAAAGCCGGGTTTCCCATGAATACCCAAGTTGAGAGCTGTGATCAGATGGTTCCAGCAGGTTCAGATGGAGAGCCGGCCCCGGGCTTCCCCGTGCCACTTGGAGCCAAGGAAACAGAGCCAACTTCAGAAACAGAGAACCCAAGCCAAGACAGCAATGTTGATGATATGCCAAATAAAACAAGAGTCTCTatgggagaaaaagaagaagaagaagaagaaggattgcAGGAAGAGGTATCAAAGTTTTCAGAAGAAGTAAGTGATGTAGGAGGAGTAGTAGTAAATAATGTTAGTGATGAC